Proteins from a genomic interval of Caulobacter rhizosphaerae:
- a CDS encoding autotransporter domain-containing protein — translation MVQPAAAVAADECGAPVSGVVTCPATTTGVSYATIDDLVVNLPASASNTGAIAVKVSGGAGKVGVVAADIATSGDNAPGLVVTTTSGAIDIDVAKAATSGTGFGGVDTNDAIIALSDSGAVKVKAGELSTAGVYTSGVAAESKTGDVTVEVGRVVSTGLNGGIISARALSGPPGAPTAGGKVTVVIGEASTTQPNGVIGAYAFSDVSVTAGKITATGAPTVTPAGNTAYGQAIGARSYNGDVRIKVDELSTSGVGFLGVSANAVGDATIESGTVTTASDGAYGIYVKAGDVAKVTADTTTTDGAVTYDNTTHYTDAIRVEAAGLMDVTSQRASATGDGGSAIVAKGDGAIKIVSGEASATGGAVTAGGVQVFANAISAQSFLGGIDITSDKASAGGAQSWAIYASAANGAINIDSGTATAAGAGGRAIYANGGGGVTIKSDLASTVGGPSASNSADAIMALTFNKTADIDISSGSASTAGNGARGIYAWTNTGDVAIDSGQVTTTGADAHGIMVDADGVLTYGASHVPGGGTGALSIVSDIISATGAGSTGVWVDHAGPISIDSGEITVGNGAGLYVYGQGAVNVSADKVTAGGTGVVVYGREGAVHVTTGSVSAGSSGDVGVFVQSTTGDIVVDAGVTRTANTGLSGGGFTADGVGALSTNGGRVIVNSADSAVVGQYATAVWGQSSGGVVEINSGKARANSASTLALFGRGDQVKVVSEDAEIVGTGSRAIQALADNGDVTVTSGRAIAKDANSVAIDLYASHDANLNVTGETLGGLSGVRVSALNRAEVTVGAEASVTALGGVGIEFRAVPVPGGSGSPTAGYGASLTTAGHVGGSGAIAVKFAGGADTLTLLTGASFAGTVDGGGGLDSLVLKGTSSQQTADQTFGDIVGFETAKIETGDWTLAGLLQADSIAIASGATLRIDDKQNRNAGLETTTPGAAVSIRNDGTLISQSYDDNLYADSGTLSISGTGDVVLNSGAILASGAWTYTGVTRVNGGELHVATDIGGGLEQTGGVVVVGARYVTDDAGLATVKVAGPGVTGGFAGGLKVDGGQLFIGRAGGYELTNALSGAGGEVIWAGDGDLTLSGVYSRTGLLTNDGGLVTIANLSADSRLDLKGDAFVLASGAKTTGGLSGDADLDIGAGTLTIAQANASAYSGDLTGAGGLTKSSAATLTLSGAATYAGPTTVSGGKLLLTGSMSSDVAVASGATLQIGDGGTEGALTGDLAIAGTAIFNRSDDYDFGGDITGSGELVKLGASRLTLSGQYGFTGATTVQGGSVRILHLPQTAEVQVDNGVLDLSGLTQTITNLSGGATGEVDIDGGALTVNQSGSTTFAGAITGSGSFTITGGGVIELTGANTYTGPTTVGAGKLKVNGSVTSDVTVGASGALAGSGTIGGDVVVQTGGQVTPGNSPGILTVAGDFTFAAGSTYQVEVLPTGEHDLIVVGGSTTIQTGAKVAVLAGGPASQYARLSQYGILTSAGGITGRFSSVTSDMAFLTPSLTYTANAVRLNLVRNDIRFASFATTPNQARVATAAEALGLGAPIYDALVTQNAGGSVQAYDALDGQIYADASTVLAGEAGRLREAIQTRSAVSAEVVGGWGDVLAGWSTLDSGAGAAGLKVSGAGLVVGGDKMLGETRLGLAAAYGESQATVSARSSRAEAAGGQVAAYAATAFGPLRANLGGAYAWSSVDAERVVLFPGAQDRLKGKYDATVGQVFGQVSAPLTLGATSVEPFVSASYLRVKSDDFGETGGFAALKVDGGARDLGVVDVGVKVRGQFGVGSTAVLRPRAAIAWRMTTGDLAGETSNAFTGGTTRFVVSGAKYDAGALAVQFGLDLTSGDRVRFGVTYEGTYGDRYEAQAIRAGGAWRF, via the coding sequence TTGGTCCAGCCCGCCGCCGCCGTCGCCGCCGACGAGTGCGGTGCGCCCGTGAGCGGCGTGGTGACCTGTCCGGCCACGACCACCGGCGTCAGCTACGCGACCATCGACGACTTGGTTGTGAATCTCCCGGCCTCGGCCTCCAACACCGGCGCGATCGCCGTGAAGGTTTCCGGCGGGGCCGGGAAGGTCGGAGTCGTTGCGGCCGACATCGCCACCAGCGGCGACAATGCGCCGGGTCTCGTGGTGACCACCACCAGCGGCGCGATCGACATCGACGTCGCCAAGGCGGCCACGTCCGGAACGGGCTTCGGCGGTGTCGATACCAATGACGCGATCATCGCGCTGTCGGACAGCGGCGCGGTCAAGGTCAAGGCCGGCGAGTTGTCGACGGCCGGGGTCTATACGTCCGGCGTCGCGGCGGAGTCGAAGACCGGCGATGTCACGGTCGAGGTTGGCAGGGTCGTTTCCACCGGTCTGAACGGCGGCATCATTTCGGCCCGCGCGCTGAGCGGCCCTCCCGGTGCTCCGACCGCCGGCGGCAAGGTGACCGTGGTCATCGGCGAAGCCTCGACCACCCAGCCCAACGGCGTCATTGGCGCCTATGCGTTCAGCGACGTTTCGGTGACCGCGGGCAAGATCACCGCGACGGGCGCGCCGACCGTCACGCCGGCGGGCAACACGGCCTATGGCCAGGCGATCGGCGCGCGCAGCTATAACGGCGACGTCAGAATCAAGGTCGACGAGCTGTCGACCAGCGGCGTGGGCTTCCTGGGCGTCAGCGCCAACGCCGTCGGCGACGCGACCATCGAGAGCGGAACGGTCACCACGGCCAGCGACGGCGCATACGGGATCTACGTGAAGGCGGGCGACGTGGCCAAGGTCACAGCCGACACCACGACCACCGACGGCGCGGTCACCTACGACAACACGACCCACTACACCGACGCCATTCGCGTCGAGGCGGCCGGCCTGATGGACGTGACCTCGCAACGCGCCAGTGCAACGGGCGACGGCGGCTCGGCGATCGTGGCTAAGGGCGACGGGGCGATCAAGATCGTCAGCGGCGAGGCCTCGGCGACGGGCGGCGCAGTCACCGCCGGCGGCGTCCAGGTCTTCGCCAACGCCATCAGCGCCCAGAGCTTCCTGGGCGGCATCGACATCACCAGCGACAAGGCCAGCGCCGGCGGCGCCCAGTCCTGGGCGATCTACGCCTCGGCGGCCAATGGCGCGATCAACATCGACAGCGGGACCGCCACCGCGGCTGGAGCGGGCGGCCGGGCGATCTACGCCAACGGCGGCGGCGGGGTGACGATCAAGAGCGACTTGGCCTCGACCGTGGGCGGTCCTAGCGCGAGCAATTCGGCCGACGCCATCATGGCGCTGACGTTCAACAAGACGGCCGACATCGACATCAGCAGCGGCTCGGCCAGCACCGCCGGCAACGGCGCACGCGGCATCTACGCCTGGACCAACACGGGCGACGTCGCCATCGACAGCGGCCAGGTGACCACCACCGGCGCGGACGCCCACGGGATCATGGTCGACGCCGACGGGGTCCTGACCTATGGCGCGTCGCATGTTCCGGGCGGCGGCACGGGCGCGCTGAGCATCGTCAGCGACATCATCAGCGCCACGGGCGCAGGTTCGACCGGCGTCTGGGTGGACCACGCCGGTCCGATCAGCATCGACAGCGGCGAGATCACCGTCGGCAATGGCGCGGGCCTCTACGTCTATGGTCAGGGCGCGGTGAACGTTTCGGCCGACAAGGTGACGGCTGGCGGCACGGGCGTGGTGGTCTACGGCCGCGAGGGCGCGGTCCATGTGACCACCGGTTCGGTCTCCGCCGGGTCCTCCGGAGACGTGGGCGTCTTCGTCCAGAGTACGACGGGCGACATCGTGGTCGACGCCGGCGTCACACGCACCGCCAACACCGGGTTGAGCGGCGGCGGCTTCACAGCCGACGGCGTGGGCGCGCTGTCGACCAATGGCGGCCGCGTGATCGTCAACAGCGCCGACTCCGCCGTGGTCGGCCAGTACGCCACCGCCGTGTGGGGGCAGTCCAGCGGCGGCGTGGTCGAGATCAACAGCGGCAAGGCCCGGGCCAACAGCGCCAGCACCTTGGCTCTGTTTGGGCGTGGCGACCAGGTGAAGGTCGTCAGCGAAGACGCCGAGATCGTCGGAACCGGTTCGCGCGCCATCCAGGCCCTGGCCGACAATGGCGACGTGACGGTGACCTCGGGTCGTGCGATCGCCAAGGACGCCAACAGCGTCGCCATCGATCTGTACGCCAGCCACGACGCCAACCTCAACGTCACAGGTGAAACCCTGGGCGGCCTGAGCGGGGTCCGGGTTTCGGCCCTCAACCGAGCCGAGGTCACGGTCGGGGCGGAGGCCTCGGTCACTGCGCTCGGCGGCGTCGGAATCGAGTTCCGGGCCGTTCCCGTGCCGGGCGGCTCGGGCTCGCCGACGGCCGGTTATGGCGCCAGCCTGACCACGGCCGGTCATGTCGGCGGCAGCGGCGCGATCGCCGTGAAGTTCGCCGGCGGCGCCGACACCCTGACCCTGCTGACGGGCGCCAGCTTCGCCGGCACCGTGGACGGTGGGGGCGGGCTGGACAGCCTGGTGCTGAAGGGGACCTCCAGCCAGCAGACCGCCGACCAGACGTTCGGCGACATCGTCGGCTTCGAGACCGCCAAGATCGAGACCGGCGACTGGACCCTGGCGGGCCTGCTGCAGGCCGACAGCATCGCCATCGCCTCGGGCGCGACTCTGCGCATCGACGACAAGCAGAACCGCAACGCCGGACTCGAGACCACGACGCCAGGCGCGGCTGTTTCGATCCGCAACGACGGCACGCTGATCTCGCAGAGCTACGACGACAACCTCTATGCCGACAGCGGGACGCTTTCGATCAGCGGGACGGGCGACGTCGTGCTGAACTCGGGCGCGATCCTGGCCTCCGGCGCCTGGACCTATACGGGCGTGACGCGGGTGAACGGCGGCGAGCTGCATGTGGCGACCGACATCGGCGGCGGCCTGGAGCAGACCGGCGGCGTCGTCGTGGTCGGCGCTCGCTACGTGACCGACGACGCGGGTCTGGCCACGGTGAAGGTCGCCGGACCGGGCGTGACCGGCGGTTTCGCCGGCGGGCTCAAGGTCGACGGCGGCCAGTTGTTCATCGGTCGGGCGGGCGGCTACGAACTGACCAACGCCCTGTCAGGCGCCGGCGGCGAGGTGATCTGGGCTGGCGACGGCGACCTGACCCTGTCGGGCGTCTATTCGCGCACGGGCCTGCTGACCAACGACGGCGGGCTGGTGACGATCGCCAACCTTTCGGCGGACTCGCGTCTGGACTTGAAGGGCGACGCCTTCGTCCTGGCCTCGGGCGCCAAGACGACCGGCGGGCTGTCGGGCGACGCCGACCTGGACATCGGGGCCGGAACCCTGACGATCGCCCAGGCCAACGCCTCCGCCTATTCCGGCGACCTGACGGGCGCCGGCGGCCTGACCAAGTCCAGCGCCGCGACCCTAACCTTGAGCGGCGCGGCGACCTATGCCGGACCGACCACGGTTTCGGGCGGCAAGCTGCTGTTGACGGGGTCGATGAGCAGTGATGTCGCGGTGGCCTCGGGCGCGACCCTGCAGATAGGCGACGGTGGTACGGAGGGTGCGCTGACCGGTGACCTGGCGATCGCCGGCACGGCGATTTTCAATCGTTCGGACGATTACGACTTCGGCGGCGACATCACCGGGTCGGGCGAGCTGGTCAAGCTGGGCGCGTCCCGCCTGACTCTGTCGGGCCAGTACGGCTTCACCGGCGCGACGACGGTCCAGGGCGGCTCGGTGCGCATCCTACACCTGCCGCAGACCGCCGAGGTCCAGGTCGACAACGGCGTGCTGGACCTCAGCGGCCTGACCCAGACCATCACCAATCTCAGTGGCGGCGCGACGGGCGAGGTCGACATCGACGGCGGGGCCCTGACCGTCAACCAGTCGGGCAGCACCACCTTCGCCGGCGCGATCACCGGCTCGGGCTCGTTCACGATCACCGGCGGCGGCGTGATCGAGCTGACCGGCGCCAATACCTATACCGGCCCGACCACGGTCGGGGCCGGCAAGCTCAAGGTCAACGGCTCGGTGACGTCCGACGTCACGGTCGGCGCTTCGGGCGCGCTTGCCGGCTCCGGAACCATCGGCGGCGACGTGGTCGTGCAGACCGGCGGCCAGGTCACGCCCGGCAATTCGCCTGGGATACTGACCGTGGCCGGCGACTTCACCTTCGCCGCCGGCTCGACCTACCAAGTCGAGGTGCTGCCGACCGGTGAGCACGACCTGATCGTGGTGGGTGGCTCCACCACCATCCAGACTGGCGCCAAGGTCGCCGTGCTGGCCGGCGGTCCGGCCTCGCAATACGCCCGGTTGAGCCAGTACGGCATCCTGACCTCGGCGGGCGGCATCACGGGCCGGTTCTCCAGCGTCACCAGCGACATGGCGTTCCTGACGCCGAGCCTGACCTACACGGCCAACGCCGTACGCCTGAACCTGGTGCGCAACGACATCCGCTTCGCCAGCTTCGCCACGACCCCGAACCAGGCCCGCGTGGCCACGGCCGCCGAAGCCCTCGGCTTGGGCGCGCCGATCTATGACGCCCTCGTCACCCAGAACGCGGGCGGCTCGGTCCAGGCCTACGACGCCCTGGACGGCCAGATCTACGCTGACGCCTCCACCGTCCTGGCGGGCGAGGCGGGACGCTTGCGCGAGGCGATCCAGACGCGCAGCGCGGTTTCGGCGGAAGTCGTCGGCGGCTGGGGCGACGTCCTGGCGGGCTGGAGCACGCTCGACTCCGGAGCGGGCGCGGCGGGTCTCAAGGTCAGCGGTGCGGGCCTGGTGGTCGGCGGCGACAAGATGCTTGGCGAGACCCGCCTGGGCCTGGCCGCGGCCTATGGCGAGAGCCAAGCCACGGTGTCGGCGCGTAGCAGCCGCGCGGAGGCCGCCGGCGGCCAGGTCGCGGCCTACGCCGCCACGGCCTTCGGACCGCTGCGCGCCAATCTGGGCGGCGCCTATGCCTGGTCGTCGGTCGACGCCGAGCGGGTGGTGCTGTTCCCGGGCGCTCAGGACCGCCTCAAGGGCAAGTACGACGCCACCGTCGGTCAGGTCTTCGGTCAGGTCTCGGCCCCACTAACGCTGGGCGCGACCTCGGTCGAACCGTTCGTGTCCGCCAGCTATCTGCGCGTGAAGAGCGACGACTTCGGCGAAACCGGCGGCTTTGCGGCCCTTAAAGTGGATGGAGGCGCCCGCGATCTTGGCGTCGTTGACGTCGGAGTGAAGGTGAGAGGCCAGTTCGGCGTCGGCTCGACCGCGGTTCTGCGGCCGCGCGCCGCGATCGCCTGGCGGATGACCACGGGCGACCTGGCGGGCGAAACCTCCAACGCCTTCACGGGCGGGACGACCCGTTTCGTGGTCAGCGGCGCCAAGTACGACGCCGGCGCCCTGGCGGTTCAGTTCGGCCTCGACCTGACCTCGGGCGATCGCGTTCGATTCGGGGTGACCTACGAAGGGACCTATGGCGATCGCTACGAAGCCCAAGCCATCCGCGCCGGCGGCGCTTGGCGCTTCTAG
- a CDS encoding alpha/beta fold hydrolase translates to MFHEESLAAALVDRQGRILAASAAFAALRPELVLDETMLTRVADGAGAAIVERVNDGPLEMTLCAYALASRAEGWILPGAVRAAAAASPNQIVVLASPSHRLQRPLQAACEAFGLTGLQTRVALEAIRTGGVRTAAQRLGISYHTAREAMAEAMVRVRAPRLPALVRRLVSLAFGVLPETEEVDLLGDAWGLSTRQAAIAVLIADGMTRGETAAALGLGEAVVKRELNEVYGLLQVGSAAALARKIAEANALNWMTRSTGGDIGVIEAGAEPLRIVHRPGGGRIAVSDYGPASGRPVLVVHSSMTSRIVARGLRRALQSAGFRPISIDRPGFGLTDEIEGLRPGLHDPYPAAADDAILVLDALKLQTVDVVARGGAQFVVALQKIAADRLGRVVLVNPDPPSAASGRRIGPFGVLKDAFRRNPALIRVWAGLIGTQLTHARVSRMLERSMQGSPPDEAAARDPEIVQDYFRAVRTFATGRHTGYVNEQIDFARRGRGQPPIDGTSNWLVMVAAHDTLHEPQEVIAYWRAVLVDAQFQLVQDGGRLLALSRPHDVVEGLLNTRSG, encoded by the coding sequence TTGTTCCACGAGGAGAGCCTGGCCGCGGCGCTGGTGGATCGACAAGGGCGTATCCTAGCGGCGAGCGCCGCCTTCGCGGCCTTGCGGCCCGAACTGGTATTGGACGAGACCATGCTGACGCGGGTCGCCGACGGCGCTGGCGCTGCGATCGTCGAGCGGGTCAACGACGGGCCTCTCGAAATGACGCTCTGCGCCTACGCCTTGGCCTCGCGCGCCGAGGGTTGGATCCTGCCCGGCGCCGTCCGCGCCGCGGCCGCTGCGTCGCCCAACCAGATCGTCGTCCTCGCCAGCCCTTCGCACCGGTTGCAACGGCCCTTGCAAGCGGCCTGTGAGGCGTTCGGCCTGACGGGCCTTCAGACACGGGTCGCTTTGGAAGCGATCCGTACTGGTGGCGTCAGGACGGCCGCTCAGCGCCTGGGCATCTCTTATCACACCGCTCGTGAGGCCATGGCGGAGGCTATGGTGCGGGTGCGGGCCCCGCGCTTGCCCGCCCTGGTGCGTCGCCTGGTGTCGCTGGCCTTCGGGGTGCTTCCCGAGACCGAGGAAGTCGATCTTCTGGGGGACGCATGGGGGCTGTCGACCAGGCAGGCGGCGATCGCGGTCCTGATCGCCGATGGCATGACGCGTGGCGAAACCGCAGCGGCGTTGGGTCTCGGCGAGGCGGTCGTGAAACGAGAGCTCAACGAGGTGTATGGCCTGCTGCAGGTGGGCAGCGCGGCCGCACTCGCCCGTAAGATCGCCGAGGCGAACGCCCTGAACTGGATGACACGATCCACCGGCGGCGACATCGGCGTGATCGAAGCGGGCGCCGAACCGCTGCGGATTGTCCACAGGCCTGGCGGCGGCCGTATTGCGGTGAGCGACTATGGACCGGCGTCCGGTCGCCCCGTGCTTGTCGTCCATAGCAGCATGACCTCCAGGATCGTCGCGAGAGGGCTGCGGCGCGCGCTCCAGAGCGCTGGCTTCAGGCCGATCTCCATCGATCGGCCTGGGTTTGGTCTCACCGACGAAATCGAGGGCCTTCGTCCTGGACTGCACGATCCGTACCCCGCTGCGGCGGATGACGCGATACTGGTGCTCGACGCCCTCAAGCTGCAGACCGTCGACGTCGTCGCGCGCGGCGGAGCCCAATTCGTCGTCGCGCTGCAGAAGATCGCGGCCGACCGTCTGGGACGAGTGGTCCTGGTCAATCCGGATCCACCTTCCGCGGCCAGTGGCCGCAGGATCGGTCCCTTTGGCGTCCTGAAGGATGCCTTTCGTCGAAACCCCGCTCTGATCCGCGTCTGGGCTGGTCTGATCGGGACGCAGCTCACCCACGCCAGGGTGTCGCGCATGTTGGAGCGCTCGATGCAGGGCAGCCCTCCCGACGAGGCCGCCGCGCGCGACCCCGAGATCGTGCAGGACTATTTCCGGGCCGTGCGCACCTTCGCGACCGGCCGTCACACCGGCTACGTGAACGAACAGATCGACTTTGCTCGCCGCGGGCGCGGACAGCCGCCGATCGACGGCACGTCCAACTGGCTGGTCATGGTCGCCGCTCACGATACCCTGCACGAGCCGCAGGAGGTCATCGCCTATTGGCGCGCCGTCCTGGTCGACGCCCAATTTCAGCTCGTGCAGGACGGAGGGCGCCTGCTGGCGCTGAGCCGGCCGCACGATGTGGTCGAGGGCCTCCTCAACACTAGGTCGGGTTAA
- a CDS encoding VOC family protein produces MSQSIYLNLPVRDLNAAVRFYKAIGCRKNPDFSSDDSAAMIWSDTIVFQLLTHDYFLSFSNKPIASPATNEMLIALSFGERDAVDQVCDAAVSAGGQTNLREPQDMGFMYVRTFQDLDGHVFEPMWMDPAGLPASEAQNAG; encoded by the coding sequence ATGAGCCAGTCGATCTATCTGAACCTTCCCGTCCGCGATCTGAACGCGGCCGTGCGCTTCTACAAAGCGATCGGATGCCGCAAGAACCCGGACTTCTCCTCGGACGACTCTGCGGCGATGATCTGGTCCGACACCATCGTCTTCCAGCTCCTGACGCACGACTACTTCCTGAGCTTCTCGAATAAGCCGATCGCATCTCCAGCCACCAACGAGATGCTGATCGCCCTGTCGTTCGGCGAACGCGATGCGGTGGATCAGGTTTGCGACGCCGCGGTGTCGGCGGGGGGCCAAACCAATCTCCGCGAGCCACAGGACATGGGCTTCATGTATGTCCGCACCTTCCAGGATCTGGATGGCCATGTGTTTGAGCCCATGTGGATGGATCCTGCGGGACTGCCGGCAAGCGAGGCTCAAAACGCGGGCTAG
- a CDS encoding Crp/Fnr family transcriptional regulator, which yields MTVLEAQSDLAQFFAKARTYADLSPQAEAAWTPILRRRDLPKDAPLIRAGDVPSAYAFVVSGLLFQHYTGPAGDMVIKYFFPENRIAASVTATMLGAPSRFGITAIEDCVLLEYDFVAFKRLVDAFPDMATFYIRYLERHWIIEKEPEEIAFRHDDALDRYRAFIEAQPDLHRRLKQHHVAAWLGITPESLSRLRRAIAYGRR from the coding sequence GTGACCGTCTTGGAAGCCCAATCGGATCTGGCCCAATTCTTCGCAAAGGCCCGGACCTACGCGGATCTGTCGCCGCAGGCGGAGGCGGCTTGGACGCCGATCCTTCGGCGCAGGGATTTGCCGAAGGACGCGCCGCTCATCCGGGCGGGAGATGTCCCTAGCGCCTACGCCTTCGTGGTCAGTGGGCTGCTCTTCCAGCACTACACCGGCCCGGCAGGCGACATGGTGATCAAGTACTTCTTCCCTGAGAACCGCATCGCCGCGTCAGTGACCGCCACCATGCTCGGCGCGCCGAGCCGGTTCGGCATCACCGCCATCGAGGACTGCGTCCTGCTGGAATATGACTTCGTGGCGTTCAAGCGGCTCGTGGACGCCTTCCCGGACATGGCCACGTTCTACATCCGGTACCTTGAGCGCCATTGGATCATCGAGAAGGAACCGGAGGAAATCGCGTTCCGGCACGACGACGCCTTGGACCGCTATCGGGCCTTCATCGAGGCGCAGCCCGACCTCCACCGCCGCTTGAAGCAGCACCACGTCGCCGCCTGGCTCGGGATCACGCCGGAAAGCCTGAGCCGCCTGAGGCGCGCCATCGCCTACGGCCGCCGATAG
- a CDS encoding ATP-binding protein gives MMLSDNLSTRMTAILLAGLAVMLVIGAALLVWPQGRGEGGVRFYQLPRPSEARAIIEAVEASPPAVRAKVVKALDTGVIRTTLDEGFPPLQLRARAADASDPGYRAYRQALGARDLRIDIRRGGRLKEGALPGRHALRLSVRLADGEVLVLRRRAPDTARQFFGRVSLAAATVLVVTLLMVALAVRQTTLPVSLLAKDVVRFGDNLNAKALPLRGPRELRELSAAFNTMQGRIRGLMDERTRMLAAIAHDLRTYLTRLTLRAEFISDDAQRAKAGTDLAEMSQLLDDTLLFARQDAGRGDGARAIDIRRELETLVALRFEMGQVVLLAPEAAGAAWASPLALRRMIDNLVDNAVRYGGAVTVDARPLGCRVEITVLDNGPGLPDAVLETITAPFERGETSRNRLTGGAGLGLSIVKALAQGQSGRLTLANRPEGGLAATIDLPARPAS, from the coding sequence ATGATGCTGTCCGACAACCTCTCCACCCGGATGACGGCGATCCTGCTGGCGGGCCTGGCTGTCATGCTGGTGATCGGCGCGGCCCTGCTGGTCTGGCCGCAAGGCCGAGGCGAAGGGGGCGTGCGCTTCTATCAGTTGCCGCGGCCGTCCGAGGCGCGGGCAATCATCGAAGCGGTCGAGGCCAGCCCGCCAGCTGTACGGGCCAAGGTGGTGAAGGCGTTGGACACCGGCGTGATCCGCACGACCCTGGACGAGGGCTTCCCGCCTCTCCAGCTTCGCGCCCGGGCCGCCGACGCCAGTGATCCGGGCTATCGGGCCTATCGCCAGGCCCTGGGCGCGCGGGATTTGCGGATCGACATTCGGCGCGGCGGCCGCCTGAAGGAAGGCGCCCTGCCCGGCCGGCACGCCCTGCGGCTGTCGGTGCGCTTGGCCGACGGCGAGGTGCTGGTCCTGCGCCGCCGTGCGCCAGACACCGCTCGCCAGTTCTTCGGTCGCGTTTCCCTGGCGGCCGCGACCGTGCTGGTCGTCACCCTGCTGATGGTGGCCCTGGCCGTGCGCCAGACCACCCTGCCCGTCAGCCTGCTGGCGAAGGACGTGGTGCGATTCGGCGACAATCTGAACGCCAAGGCCCTGCCCCTGCGGGGACCGCGCGAGTTGCGCGAGTTGTCCGCGGCCTTCAACACGATGCAGGGGCGGATCCGAGGATTGATGGACGAGCGCACGCGGATGCTGGCCGCTATCGCCCACGACCTGCGCACCTACCTCACCCGCCTGACTCTCCGCGCGGAGTTTATCAGCGACGACGCCCAGCGCGCCAAGGCCGGGACCGATCTGGCGGAGATGTCTCAATTGCTCGACGACACCCTGCTGTTCGCCCGCCAGGACGCGGGACGCGGCGACGGCGCCCGGGCGATCGACATTCGCCGCGAGCTGGAGACCCTGGTCGCCCTGCGCTTTGAGATGGGCCAGGTGGTGCTGCTGGCGCCCGAGGCGGCGGGCGCGGCCTGGGCCTCGCCCTTGGCCCTGCGTCGCATGATCGACAATCTGGTCGACAACGCCGTGCGCTACGGCGGAGCGGTGACGGTCGACGCCCGCCCGCTGGGTTGCCGGGTCGAAATCACGGTGCTGGACAACGGACCAGGCCTGCCGGACGCGGTGCTGGAAACCATCACCGCCCCGTTCGAACGCGGCGAGACCTCGCGCAATCGTCTTACCGGCGGAGCAGGTCTGGGATTGTCGATCGTCAAGGCCCTGGCCCAAGGCCAAAGCGGACGCCTCACCCTAGCCAACCGTCCCGAGGGCGGGCTCGCGGCGACGATCGATCTACCGGCTCGGCCAGCCAGCTAG
- a CDS encoding response regulator produces the protein MADNTLIAVVEDDAEIRDLTLGLLRREGYEVMGCADAEAFDRLTARRRVDLALLDIMMPGEDGLSVCRRLRAAGEVAILMVTAKGDDIDRVIGLEIGADDYLPKPYNPRELLARVKAILRRTREVHRVASAPPGEVLGFAGWRLDTASRDLTDPGGRAVVLTGGEHDLLMAFLRHPQRVLSRDQLLDWTRGRSAEPFDRAVDVLLSRLRRKLGAGSGGETLIKTVRGGGYLFSAPAERL, from the coding sequence ATGGCCGACAACACGCTGATCGCGGTCGTGGAAGACGACGCCGAAATCCGAGACCTGACCCTGGGGCTGCTGCGCCGCGAGGGCTATGAGGTCATGGGCTGCGCCGACGCCGAGGCCTTCGACCGCCTGACCGCCCGCCGGCGGGTGGATCTCGCGTTGCTGGACATCATGATGCCGGGCGAGGACGGCCTGTCGGTCTGCCGTCGCCTGCGCGCGGCCGGCGAGGTGGCCATCCTGATGGTCACCGCCAAGGGCGATGACATCGACCGGGTCATTGGCCTGGAGATCGGCGCCGACGACTACTTGCCCAAGCCCTACAACCCGCGCGAACTGCTGGCCCGGGTGAAGGCGATCCTGCGCCGCACCCGCGAGGTCCATCGCGTCGCCAGCGCGCCACCGGGCGAGGTGCTGGGCTTCGCCGGCTGGCGGCTCGACACCGCCAGCCGCGACCTGACCGATCCCGGCGGCAGGGCCGTTGTCCTGACCGGCGGCGAGCACGACCTGCTGATGGCCTTCCTGCGCCACCCACAGCGGGTGCTGAGCCGCGACCAGTTGCTGGACTGGACCCGAGGCCGCAGCGCCGAGCCGTTCGACCGCGCTGTCGATGTGCTGCTCAGCCGCCTGCGTCGCAAGCTGGGCGCCGGTTCGGGAGGGGAGACCCTGATCAAGACCGTGCGCGGCGGCGGCTATCTGTTCAGCGCCCCAGCGGAACGGCTCTGA
- a CDS encoding EF-hand domain-containing protein, whose protein sequence is MKILILSACLIMMAASTAQAAARTPGAGLDKADANHDGYVTRDEFKALRAAQFARLDRNDDGVVSLSEFPRLAKSTRSKAQALKAVITRADRDGDGRVARAEFVDGPAPLFDRADRDHDGRLSREEVAALRDQLESLK, encoded by the coding sequence ATGAAGATCCTGATCCTGTCCGCCTGCCTGATCATGATGGCCGCCTCTACCGCCCAGGCCGCCGCGCGTACGCCCGGCGCCGGGCTCGACAAGGCCGACGCCAACCACGACGGCTATGTCACTCGTGACGAGTTCAAGGCTTTGCGCGCGGCGCAGTTTGCACGCCTCGACCGCAACGACGACGGCGTGGTGTCGTTGTCCGAATTCCCGCGCTTGGCCAAGTCCACCCGTTCCAAGGCCCAGGCGTTGAAGGCGGTGATCACCCGCGCCGACCGTGATGGCGACGGACGGGTGGCCCGCGCCGAATTCGTCGATGGACCCGCGCCGCTGTTCGACCGCGCCGACCGTGACCATGATGGCCGCCTGTCACGCGAAGAGGTCGCCGCCCTTCGTGATCAGCTTGAGAGTCTGAAATGA